A genomic segment from Chroicocephalus ridibundus chromosome 30, bChrRid1.1, whole genome shotgun sequence encodes:
- the LOC134508037 gene encoding CXXC-type zinc finger protein 1-like: MWPGDWWSRRRRGRGGGWRRSWGGSRWGCAAGRAAAAILTSPPGSGSSLGLATSGFFLAGGCGRDKGAMDSEFSDAEAGPGGEENAPVYCVCRKPDINCFMIGCDNCNEWFHGDCINITEKMAKAIREWYCLQCREKDPTLEIRYRHKKWREKEREHESAKAQELALEQGRAAKIKRSARMCGECEACRRPEDCGQCDFCRDMKKFGGPNKIRQKCRLRQCQLRARESYKYFPTSLARGREGELELLKEQLGAAAGGAPENLSDEELPLDPRLYQELCAGAFDEHGLPWLSDPEDAPFLDPVLRKRAVKVKHVKRREKKSDKKKEERYKRHRQKPRHRERSRHPERPDARDPAGLGQCLGPGCTRPARPPSKYCSEACGVAGRQVSADQYGPVQTSTDQVDSCTRSQTGSRGSRAAGTPGNPQDASIDHVPPHPIYGSMRSFHGGSQGGSQTGSRGSQTAGTPGNPQDASIDPVPPHPIYTIHPQWIPVGSRTGSRGSRAAGTPGNPQDASIDPVPPHPTYGSMRSFHGGSQGGIPDWIPDQIPGIPGCWDTREPPGRLH; the protein is encoded by the exons ATGTGGCcag GCGATTGGTGGAGCAGGCGGaggcgggggcgcggcggcggctggaGGCGGAGCTGGGGCGGCAGCAGGTGGGGCTGCGCCGCCGGGAGAG ccgccgccgccattttgaCCTCCCCACCCGGAAGCGGAAGTAGCCTCGGCCTTGCCACTTCCGGCTTCTtcctggctgggggctgcggccGCGACAAAGGGGCGATG GACAGCGAGTTCTCGGACGCGGAGGCGGGCCCGGGGGGGGAGGAGAACGCTCCGGTTTATTGCGTGTGTCGCAAACCCGACATCAACTGCTTCATGAT cgggtGCGACAACTGCAACGAGTGGTTCCACGGTGACTGCATCAACATCACCGAGAAGATGGCCAAGGCCATCCGGGAGTGGTACTGCCTCCAGTGCCGcg agAAGGATCCCACCCTGGAAATCCGGTACCGGCACAAGAAATGGCGGGAGAAGGAACGGGAACACGAGAGCGCCAAAGCCCAGGAGCTGGCGCTGGAACAAGGCCGGGCCGCCAAG atcaaGCGCTCGGCACGCATGTGCGGGGAGTGCGAGGCGTGCCGGCGGCCGGAGGACTGCGGCCAGTGCGACTTCTGCCGCGACATGAAGAAGTTCGGGGGCCCCAACAAGATCCGCCAGAAGTGCCGGCTGCGGCAGTGCCAGCTGCGCGCCCGC gAGTCCTACAAGTACTTCCCCACCTCG ctggcgcgggggcgcgagggggagctggagctgctgaaggagcagctgggggcggcggcggggggggcccccGAGAACCTCTCGGACGAGGAGCTGCCGCTCGACCCCCGGCTCTACCAGGAGCTCTGCGCCGGCGCCTTCGACGAGCACGGCCTG CCGTGGCTCAGCGACCCCGAGGACGCCCCTTTCCTCGACCCCGTCCTGCGCAAACGCGCCGTCAAGGTCAAACACGTCAAGCGCCGGGAGAAGAAATCCGACAAAAAG AAGGAGGAGCGCTACAAGCGGCACCGGCAGAAGCCGCGGCACCGGGAGCGGAGCCGGCACCCGGAGCGCCCGGACGCCCGCGACCCCGCCGGGCTGGGCCAGTGCCTGGGGCCCGGCTGCACCCGCCCCGCGCGGCCCCCCTCCAAGTACTGCAGCGAGGCCTGCGGCGTAGCTGGCCGCCAAGTGAGTgcagaccagtacggaccagtacagaccagtacagacca GGTGGATTCCTGCACCAGATCCCAGACCGGATCCCGGGGATCCCGGGCTGCTGGGACACCAGGGAACCCCCAGGACGCCTCCATTGACCAtgttcccccccatcccatctaTGGATCTATGAGATCCTTCCATGGTGGATCCCAGGGTGGATCCCAGACCGGATCCCGGGGATCCCAGACTGCTGGGACACCAGGGAACCCCCAGGACGCCTCCATTGACCCcgttcccccccatcccatctaCACCATCCATCCGCAGTGGATCCCAGTTGGATCCCGCACCGGATCCCGGGGATCCCGGGCTGCTGGGACACCAGGGAACCCCCAGGACGCCTCCATTgaccccgtccccccccatcccacctaTGGATCTATGAGATCCTTCCATGGTGGATCCCAGGGTGGGATCCCAGACTGGATCCCAGACCAGATCCCGGGGATCCCGGGCTGCTGGGACACCAGGGAACCCCCAGGACGCCTCCATTGA